In one Mesorhizobium australicum genomic region, the following are encoded:
- a CDS encoding carboxymuconolactone decarboxylase family protein yields the protein MTTQDKTVGDLFTEGLALRRQVLGSEYVDRSINASNDFMMAFQHITTEWCWGYAWGRDTLDLKTRSMLNLAMLTALNRAAEVKLHVRGAINNGVSVEEIKEVLLHATVYCGIPAGLDAFKAANEVLTEMKAYD from the coding sequence ATGACAACGCAGGACAAGACGGTCGGAGACCTGTTTACCGAGGGGCTTGCCCTGCGCCGGCAGGTTCTCGGCTCCGAATATGTCGATCGGTCGATCAATGCGTCGAACGATTTCATGATGGCCTTCCAGCACATTACGACCGAGTGGTGCTGGGGCTATGCCTGGGGTCGCGACACGCTCGATCTGAAAACGCGCAGCATGCTGAACCTCGCCATGCTCACGGCGCTCAATCGCGCCGCCGAGGTCAAACTCCATGTGCGTGGCGCCATCAACAACGGCGTGAGCGTGGAGGAGATCAAGGAAGTTCTCCTGCACGCCACCGTCTATTGCGGCATCCCTGCCGGCCTCGATGCCTTCAAGGCTGCGAACGAGGTTCTGACGGAAATGAAGGCTTACGATTGA
- a CDS encoding N-acyl homoserine lactonase family protein, producing MTEESVKPTYEVLALRFARTAPNRPRAENFMPGMDLHEGPMPLDYYVWVIRGHGRLVVVDTGFGQAAANERRRELIHEPAALLARAGVDSAAVEHVVLTHLHYDHAGSLDAFPAATFHLQDEEMRYATGRPMCHACLRAPFNLRDVLEAVGLVHTGRVRFHDGDVELFPGISLHRVGGHTGGLQVVRVATARGPLVLASDAFHFTENRRRRAPFPLVHHVDQMLDGFIRCEELAGGDESLLVAGHDPEVRERWPELIPGFPDIVRLDLDPKSN from the coding sequence ATGACGGAGGAGAGCGTGAAACCGACTTACGAGGTGTTGGCGCTGAGGTTTGCGCGGACCGCACCAAACCGCCCACGCGCCGAGAACTTCATGCCCGGCATGGATCTTCACGAAGGACCGATGCCGCTCGATTACTACGTCTGGGTGATTCGTGGGCACGGCCGACTCGTCGTCGTCGATACCGGCTTCGGCCAGGCGGCCGCGAACGAGCGTAGACGCGAACTCATCCACGAGCCCGCGGCGCTGCTGGCGCGGGCAGGGGTGGACAGCGCAGCCGTGGAACACGTCGTACTGACCCACCTTCATTACGATCACGCCGGATCGCTGGATGCCTTTCCGGCCGCGACCTTCCATCTACAGGACGAGGAGATGCGCTACGCAACGGGGCGGCCCATGTGCCACGCCTGTCTGCGCGCGCCATTCAATCTGAGGGATGTTCTGGAGGCTGTGGGGCTTGTCCACACAGGGCGTGTCCGCTTCCACGACGGCGACGTCGAACTGTTCCCCGGCATCTCGCTGCATCGAGTTGGCGGGCACACCGGCGGGCTTCAGGTTGTGCGGGTGGCGACGGCGCGCGGTCCGCTGGTGCTCGCGTCCGATGCCTTCCATTTCACCGAAAACAGAAGGCGTCGAGCGCCGTTTCCGCTGGTCCACCATGTTGACCAGATGCTCGACGGTTTCATCCGCTGCGAGGAACTGGCGGGCGGGGATGAAAGCCTGCTCGTGGCCGGGCATGATCCCGAGGTCAGGGAGCGCTGGCCGGAACTCATCCCGGGTTTTCCTGACATCGTACGGCTCGACCTCGATCCCAAGTCAAACTGA
- a CDS encoding MaoC family dehydratase produces MSDIDSTSQIWLEDFVPGTVLTSPSRLVTIEDIDTWAALTGERHPVHMDDAFAQAAGFRGRVAHGLFSLALVEGLKAEIGVFERSVIASLGWNNVKFSAPLYPGDNVHLRLTLVSKRSSSKPGKGIAEERGVLVKEDGTEVVSGDHIVILLSRPE; encoded by the coding sequence GTGAGCGACATCGACAGCACGAGCCAGATCTGGCTGGAGGACTTCGTCCCCGGAACCGTCCTCACCTCGCCTTCCAGGCTCGTGACGATCGAAGACATCGACACCTGGGCGGCGCTCACCGGCGAACGGCATCCCGTCCACATGGACGACGCCTTCGCGCAGGCGGCCGGCTTTCGCGGACGCGTTGCGCACGGGCTTTTCAGCCTTGCCCTGGTCGAGGGGCTGAAGGCCGAAATCGGTGTGTTCGAGCGCAGCGTCATCGCCTCGCTCGGCTGGAACAATGTCAAGTTCTCCGCGCCGCTCTATCCCGGCGACAACGTGCATCTGCGGCTCACCCTTGTCTCGAAACGGTCGAGTTCGAAGCCCGGAAAAGGTATCGCCGAGGAGCGCGGAGTGCTCGTCAAGGAGGACGGAACCGAGGTCGTCAGCGGCGACCACATCGTCATTCTTCTGTCCCGGCCGGAATGA
- a CDS encoding SDR family NAD(P)-dependent oxidoreductase — MAASSQERVAAITGGAGGIGEACVARMRRDGWRVVVLDRNMDLAREVAAGHGAVAHEIDLADAGSIADAARWVEKEIGPCSALAAVAAHLENPHMPQAQDFTEWEAILRVNLTGTFRTLTAFGAGMLERGNGSIVTVGSITAFNSSPLQAYGPTKAAIINMTRNFAVAWGRQGVRVNCVCPGPTRTPAVEASYARGERNPDTMIRQTALGRLVKPEQVANAIGFLLSDDAGAITGIELPVDAGTLATQLWGLYGGVPGPAQS; from the coding sequence ATGGCCGCATCCTCCCAGGAACGCGTGGCGGCCATTACGGGCGGCGCAGGCGGCATTGGCGAGGCTTGCGTCGCCCGGATGCGGCGCGACGGCTGGCGTGTCGTCGTGCTCGACCGCAACATGGATCTCGCCCGCGAGGTCGCCGCCGGTCATGGCGCGGTCGCCCATGAGATCGACCTCGCCGATGCCGGCTCGATCGCCGATGCCGCGCGCTGGGTGGAGAAGGAGATCGGCCCCTGCTCGGCGCTTGCGGCCGTCGCCGCCCACCTCGAGAATCCGCATATGCCGCAGGCGCAGGACTTCACCGAGTGGGAGGCGATCCTGCGCGTCAATCTGACCGGCACGTTCCGCACGCTCACCGCCTTCGGCGCCGGCATGCTGGAACGCGGCAACGGCTCTATCGTCACCGTCGGCTCGATCACCGCCTTCAATTCAAGCCCGCTGCAGGCCTACGGTCCTACCAAGGCTGCCATCATCAACATGACGCGCAACTTTGCAGTCGCATGGGGTCGCCAGGGCGTGCGCGTCAACTGCGTCTGCCCGGGTCCCACCCGCACGCCGGCGGTCGAGGCGAGCTACGCGCGCGGCGAGCGCAACCCCGACACCATGATCCGCCAGACGGCGCTCGGGCGGCTCGTGAAGCCCGAGCAGGTGGCGAACGCGATCGGCTTCCTTTTGTCCGACGATGCCGGCGCGATTACCGGCATCGAGCTTCCGGTCGACGCCGGCACGCTCGCAACCCAGCTCTGGGGTCTCTACGGCGGCGTGCCGGGCCCGGCACAATCCTGA
- a CDS encoding GntR family transcriptional regulator — translation MALTTIATDGMSMKVQTLPGLREQVAERLRLAIATGKFPAGARLIERELCEMMGVSRTSLREALRELQADGLITLQPNKGLSVSVVSAETARSIYEVRAMLEGLAARLFARNASKEQLADLRNSVDLLAEVYDNFSSEAFIAAKTRFYDILLEGAGNPVAADMLRRIHTRVSQLRVVSLSSSERAQQSIRELREFLDALEKRDEERAWQVCVAHVEAAAKAALKTIGAAAS, via the coding sequence ATGGCACTGACGACAATCGCGACCGACGGCATGTCGATGAAGGTCCAGACCCTGCCCGGCCTGCGGGAGCAGGTGGCCGAGCGGCTTCGCCTGGCGATCGCGACAGGAAAGTTCCCCGCCGGTGCGCGCCTCATCGAGCGTGAACTGTGCGAGATGATGGGCGTGTCGCGCACCTCGCTGCGCGAGGCGCTGCGCGAACTCCAGGCCGACGGCCTGATCACGCTGCAGCCGAACAAGGGGCTGAGCGTGAGCGTCGTCAGTGCGGAGACAGCGCGCTCGATCTACGAGGTCCGTGCGATGCTCGAAGGACTCGCGGCCCGCCTGTTTGCGCGCAATGCCAGCAAGGAACAGCTTGCGGACCTCAGGAACAGCGTCGACCTTCTCGCCGAGGTCTACGACAATTTCTCGTCCGAGGCCTTTATCGCCGCCAAGACCCGCTTTTACGACATCCTGCTCGAGGGCGCCGGCAATCCCGTTGCCGCCGACATGCTGCGTCGTATCCATACGAGGGTCTCGCAGTTGCGTGTCGTGTCGCTTTCGAGTTCGGAACGCGCCCAGCAATCCATTCGCGAACTGCGGGAATTCCTCGACGCCCTGGAGAAGAGGGACGAGGAGCGGGCATGGCAGGTGTGCGTGGCCCATGTCGAGGCGGCGGCGAAGGCCGCGCTGAAGACAATCGGCGCGGCGGCGTCCTGA
- a CDS encoding enoyl-CoA hydratase-related protein, with protein MAGAEWPRIGRLDDPEPVVSPLWGRYLSAHWLDDCLLVTLDDPSGRANKTSDLFKTEFDALMHALETGLAPAGLLFRSAKPSFGVGGDIGQVLGYAQRGIEASLADSEAIKSLFRRLERLPCPSVALLEGTAAGGGWELALACNARFCIAGGSIRLGLPEVEFGLVPGAGGMLRLPHLVGLESAGRLIAGAAMLSPEEAFAHGLLTGLAADGAALLKAGLDWLGQRPDQRRPWDRAGYAIVPSLSYDGPVAGAPGGQAAPRALSALATIAEVPFDEAGRIESRCFAECATSNEARALVGLGFYDRNRLRHATDDERAALARVGRRLGCVKERLTLPSATGPDDETPDEAEYLAIAQAAEALRILGEESALPAAIVNVASVEQAGFPRRTGGALRFIAGMGTQAFLARAETLARRFGAPFHIDIAADDAARLLSDAESRNHQGETG; from the coding sequence GTGGCTGGTGCCGAATGGCCCCGAATTGGCAGGTTGGACGACCCGGAGCCGGTCGTTTCTCCCCTGTGGGGCCGCTATCTCTCGGCGCACTGGCTGGATGACTGTCTCCTCGTGACGCTCGACGACCCTTCGGGTCGCGCCAACAAGACCTCCGACCTGTTCAAGACCGAGTTCGACGCGCTGATGCATGCGCTCGAGACCGGCCTGGCGCCCGCCGGATTGCTGTTCCGGTCGGCCAAGCCGTCCTTCGGCGTCGGCGGCGACATCGGCCAGGTTCTTGGCTATGCGCAGCGCGGCATCGAAGCCAGCCTGGCCGATTCCGAGGCGATCAAATCGCTCTTCCGCCGCCTGGAAAGACTTCCCTGTCCTTCCGTCGCACTGCTGGAGGGCACGGCCGCCGGCGGCGGCTGGGAACTTGCGCTCGCCTGCAATGCGCGGTTCTGCATCGCGGGCGGCTCCATCAGGCTCGGGCTGCCGGAAGTCGAGTTCGGCCTCGTTCCCGGCGCCGGCGGCATGCTCAGGCTGCCGCATCTGGTCGGGCTGGAAAGCGCGGGCCGGCTGATCGCGGGCGCGGCCATGCTCTCACCAGAGGAGGCATTCGCCCACGGTCTCCTGACCGGACTGGCCGCCGACGGCGCGGCCCTGCTGAAGGCCGGGCTTGACTGGCTCGGACAGCGGCCTGATCAGCGCCGCCCATGGGACCGCGCCGGCTACGCCATCGTCCCCTCCCTGTCCTACGACGGCCCCGTCGCGGGCGCGCCCGGCGGGCAGGCCGCACCCCGCGCACTGTCGGCGCTGGCCACCATTGCAGAGGTGCCCTTCGACGAAGCTGGACGCATCGAGAGCCGCTGCTTCGCCGAATGCGCCACGTCGAACGAGGCCCGCGCGCTCGTCGGCCTCGGCTTCTACGACCGCAACCGGCTTCGCCATGCGACGGACGACGAGCGCGCCGCGCTGGCACGGGTCGGCCGGCGCCTGGGCTGCGTGAAAGAGCGGCTGACCCTGCCGTCGGCAACCGGCCCGGACGACGAAACACCTGACGAGGCGGAATACCTGGCCATCGCCCAAGCCGCCGAGGCGCTCCGTATCCTCGGCGAGGAGAGCGCCTTGCCGGCGGCGATCGTCAACGTCGCCTCCGTCGAGCAGGCGGGTTTTCCGCGCCGGACCGGCGGTGCGCTGCGCTTCATCGCCGGGATGGGCACGCAGGCTTTCCTGGCCCGCGCCGAAACGCTCGCGCGCCGCTTCGGCGCTCCGTTCCATATCGACATCGCCGCGGACGACGCCGCACGCCTGCTCTCGGACGCCGAGAGCCGAAATCATCAAGGGGAAACAGGATGA
- a CDS encoding SDR family NAD(P)-dependent oxidoreductase, translated as MSENLSGQVILVTGAGRGIGGATARLLASRGAAVGVFDIAADLANETAEAIKAAGGKALAIVADASDRKAVFEAAASLAATFGPLTGIVNDAIFIRYGPVEDVTEDVLDRMFAVGIKGAFWGVQALLAHRGDKPVSVVNLASPVADLGTANTSSYTSVKGAIVALTRQLAVELGPKGVRVNAVAPGAVPTPGARAIVDEAGYAKRRAQTPLGRLGEEDEIAKAIAFLLGPDASFITGEVLHADGGITVKSM; from the coding sequence ATGTCCGAGAATCTGAGCGGTCAGGTCATTCTGGTCACAGGCGCAGGGCGCGGTATCGGCGGCGCCACGGCGCGGCTTCTGGCGTCTCGTGGGGCCGCGGTCGGCGTGTTCGACATCGCCGCCGATCTCGCCAATGAGACCGCGGAGGCGATCAAGGCGGCCGGTGGCAAGGCCCTGGCCATCGTCGCCGACGCATCCGACCGCAAGGCAGTGTTCGAAGCGGCCGCCTCGCTGGCCGCGACGTTCGGCCCGCTGACGGGCATCGTCAACGATGCGATCTTCATCCGCTACGGACCGGTCGAGGACGTGACGGAGGACGTGCTCGACCGGATGTTCGCAGTCGGCATCAAGGGCGCGTTCTGGGGCGTGCAAGCGCTGCTCGCCCATCGCGGCGACAAGCCGGTTTCGGTCGTCAACCTCGCTTCGCCGGTGGCCGATCTCGGCACGGCGAATACATCGTCCTACACGTCGGTGAAGGGCGCGATCGTGGCGCTTACCCGTCAGCTCGCGGTCGAGCTCGGCCCGAAGGGCGTGCGCGTCAACGCCGTCGCCCCCGGTGCGGTGCCTACACCGGGCGCGCGCGCGATCGTCGACGAGGCGGGCTACGCCAAGCGTCGGGCGCAAACGCCGCTCGGCCGCCTCGGCGAGGAGGACGAGATCGCCAAGGCGATCGCCTTCCTGCTCGGACCTGACGCCAGTTTCATCACCGGCGAAGTGCTGCACGCCGACGGCGGCATCACCGTCAAGTCGATGTAG
- a CDS encoding TRAP transporter substrate-binding protein yields the protein MKFSRLMAPAVAFCAIGASAVFAQDYPEMTLRYSSNIPEVVNTSKIDTYFSSEIEKRSGGKIKIQHFWANTLGGESEIVDLVGSGAVDLGLIVTGNQFSRMPFTAVTNALPLTYTDGPKLNKLTHDIFTTNATIKAELDAANLHPVLYRYLPDYRFYCTKPIKSLAEMQNKKIRSYGSFVPIMFQAVGAIPVNVQPVDMIQSMQSGAMDCTYMFNSSATAFKVDQVAKFGTDLSFGVISAHTLFISKTKWEGWPENVRKLFEDVAADAEKFGNELIASDEAKAAEKLAAAGMEIVHFEDPDALKAKVPDMLDTWTKKMDEMGKGAEAKELADYIRANR from the coding sequence ATGAAATTTTCACGCCTGATGGCGCCCGCCGTCGCATTCTGCGCAATCGGCGCAAGTGCCGTCTTCGCGCAAGACTATCCTGAAATGACGCTTCGCTACTCATCCAACATTCCGGAGGTAGTGAACACGTCGAAGATCGACACCTACTTCTCGTCGGAGATCGAGAAGCGCAGCGGCGGCAAGATCAAGATCCAGCATTTCTGGGCCAACACGCTCGGCGGCGAATCGGAAATCGTCGACCTGGTCGGCTCCGGCGCGGTCGATCTCGGCCTGATCGTCACCGGCAACCAGTTCTCGCGCATGCCCTTTACGGCGGTGACCAACGCACTACCGTTGACCTATACGGATGGGCCGAAGTTGAACAAGCTCACCCATGACATCTTCACCACCAATGCGACGATCAAGGCGGAGCTGGACGCCGCCAACCTGCATCCGGTGCTCTACCGCTACCTGCCCGACTACCGCTTCTATTGCACGAAGCCGATCAAGTCGCTTGCCGAGATGCAGAACAAGAAAATCCGCTCCTATGGCTCGTTCGTTCCAATCATGTTCCAAGCCGTTGGCGCGATCCCGGTCAACGTCCAGCCGGTCGACATGATTCAGTCGATGCAGTCCGGCGCCATGGACTGCACCTACATGTTCAACTCGTCGGCCACCGCCTTCAAGGTCGATCAGGTCGCGAAATTCGGTACCGACCTGTCCTTCGGCGTCATCAGCGCCCACACGCTCTTCATCTCCAAAACCAAGTGGGAGGGCTGGCCGGAGAACGTGCGCAAGCTGTTCGAGGACGTCGCCGCGGATGCGGAGAAGTTCGGTAACGAGCTGATCGCGAGCGACGAGGCGAAGGCGGCCGAGAAACTTGCCGCGGCCGGTATGGAGATCGTCCACTTCGAAGATCCGGACGCACTCAAGGCAAAGGTTCCGGATATGCTCGACACCTGGACGAAAAAGATGGACGAGATGGGCAAGGGTGCCGAGGCGAAGGAACTCGCCGACTACATCCGCGCCAACCGCTAG
- a CDS encoding TRAP transporter small permease subunit produces the protein MKSLFVWIDAMLRRLSLIGFIVASALLLIVGIMGAADVVSTNILMKPIPGMVELSGAILGVIVFLGLAEAQARGANIMIDVSTQKMGPRMLRISTIFSLGLGVIFMVMMAWLTTRLAISAWTYREVALGALAFPMTPFKAVAAFGAWLAAAEFLRQFVRTIFVGVQIREVKPDV, from the coding sequence ATGAAATCCCTTTTCGTTTGGATCGACGCGATGCTGCGTCGACTGTCGCTCATCGGCTTTATCGTCGCCTCGGCGCTGCTGCTGATCGTCGGTATCATGGGAGCGGCCGATGTCGTGTCGACCAACATTCTCATGAAACCGATACCCGGCATGGTCGAACTATCCGGCGCAATTCTCGGTGTGATTGTTTTTCTGGGTCTTGCTGAGGCTCAGGCGCGCGGCGCCAACATCATGATCGACGTGTCGACCCAGAAGATGGGCCCGCGCATGCTGCGGATCTCGACGATCTTCTCGCTCGGTCTCGGCGTGATCTTCATGGTGATGATGGCCTGGCTCACCACGCGCCTGGCGATCTCCGCCTGGACCTATCGCGAGGTGGCGCTCGGGGCACTCGCTTTCCCGATGACCCCGTTCAAGGCCGTCGCGGCCTTCGGAGCGTGGCTCGCAGCCGCAGAATTCCTCCGTCAGTTCGTGCGCACCATCTTCGTGGGCGTCCAGATCCGGGAAGTGAAACCCGATGTTTGA
- a CDS encoding serine hydrolase domain-containing protein has protein sequence MQFEKSVSARGHEFRLHGAYDEAFAKVAEAFAENFAVEEEIGAATAVYVDGRKVVDLWGGYRDADYSKPWEEDTIVCMMSVAKGIAGMAFNILIDRGLVDPDRPVAHYWPEFAQNGKEGVLVRHVLDHTAGLPVVLDPMWKGAVFDCDAIVGALEKQAPLWEPGTVAAYHIHTQGNLLGEIVRRVTGKRFPQFIKDEVTGPLGADYQYGNLSDADLARCATLMPTVEGTLLAKRDTDPDVLVAKGFTQFPDEPLPVTLNSTAWRRAEITSASGHGNPRAVSRIYAAFARGGELDGVKLMSTATRDDMLVEQHNQTEKMQQRPYHQARGVLLNTPVSVWMGPNMRSFGHHGFGGSIGMGDPDAKIGFSYACNKMHARGDNGPRARRIIEALYEAI, from the coding sequence ATGCAGTTCGAGAAGTCGGTATCGGCGCGCGGCCATGAATTTCGGCTGCATGGCGCCTATGACGAGGCTTTTGCCAAGGTTGCGGAGGCGTTCGCGGAGAACTTTGCGGTCGAGGAAGAGATTGGCGCCGCCACGGCCGTGTATGTCGACGGCCGCAAGGTCGTCGATCTGTGGGGGGGCTATCGCGACGCCGACTATTCCAAGCCCTGGGAAGAAGACACGATCGTCTGCATGATGTCGGTCGCCAAGGGTATCGCCGGGATGGCGTTCAACATCCTGATCGACCGCGGCCTGGTCGATCCCGACAGGCCCGTTGCCCACTATTGGCCGGAATTCGCCCAGAACGGCAAGGAAGGTGTCCTTGTCCGTCATGTTCTCGACCACACCGCCGGCTTGCCGGTGGTGCTCGATCCGATGTGGAAGGGCGCAGTGTTCGACTGCGACGCCATCGTCGGTGCCTTGGAGAAGCAGGCGCCGCTCTGGGAGCCAGGAACGGTTGCCGCTTACCACATCCATACCCAGGGCAACCTGCTGGGCGAGATCGTCCGGCGTGTGACCGGCAAGCGGTTTCCGCAGTTCATCAAGGATGAGGTGACCGGCCCGCTCGGTGCGGACTATCAGTACGGCAACCTCTCCGACGCGGACCTCGCGCGCTGCGCGACGCTGATGCCGACGGTCGAGGGCACACTGCTCGCCAAGCGCGATACCGATCCGGACGTGCTGGTCGCGAAGGGCTTCACCCAGTTTCCTGATGAGCCTCTTCCCGTGACGCTCAACTCCACTGCCTGGCGGCGCGCCGAGATCACCAGCGCGTCCGGCCACGGCAACCCGCGTGCCGTCTCGCGCATTTACGCAGCCTTCGCCCGCGGTGGCGAACTGGACGGCGTCAAGTTGATGTCGACGGCGACGCGCGACGACATGCTGGTCGAGCAACATAATCAGACGGAGAAGATGCAGCAGCGCCCTTACCATCAGGCTCGAGGCGTTCTCCTCAACACTCCGGTGTCGGTCTGGATGGGTCCGAACATGCGGTCGTTCGGCCATCATGGCTTCGGCGGCTCGATCGGCATGGGCGATCCCGACGCGAAGATCGGTTTCTCTTATGCATGCAACAAGATGCATGCGCGCGGCGACAACGGTCCACGCGCGCGCCGCATCATCGAAGCTCTCTACGAGGCGATTTGA
- a CDS encoding aspartate aminotransferase family protein has translation MKRLLSTGLNAGSDTVVEVVGGKGAWFELADGRKVLDGSNSAGVLGHAHPEMVETIRRAAEYPAVSEGWFFREREKAAEDLIDIAFAEEKDWVGAVRFGLSGSEINDLALSLAQAVTGRSAIATRERAYHGLTGLAREVTVQPQWHGGLSKMSGGVSLPARSADTRIIAAPTGSLWGERVRALEPEGQAEVEAKLAGTAAVIIDYSQGGIYHDAGWQDMVASATRNTQTLWIADEVITGGGRSGRWFAFQGGESRPDIVTMGKSLAGGIAPIGAVILSKEMVEKLDGAAWQAYSTFRGHPIAMAGVRAYLRVIKHDGLIERAAELAAIIAPRLVAIAERHPSVARVDGRGMHWTIELHGPHWKDWRADTTAVPVASRVSGRAFDNGVVIGTSGEETSLFLAPPLIVSDAEMNQILDVLDDALSVADEALA, from the coding sequence ATGAAACGACTTCTCAGCACCGGTCTCAACGCGGGCTCCGACACGGTTGTCGAGGTTGTCGGCGGCAAGGGCGCCTGGTTCGAACTGGCCGACGGGCGCAAGGTGCTGGACGGCTCGAACTCCGCCGGCGTGCTCGGCCACGCGCATCCCGAGATGGTCGAAACGATCCGGCGCGCCGCCGAGTATCCGGCGGTGAGCGAGGGCTGGTTCTTCCGCGAGCGCGAGAAGGCCGCCGAGGACCTGATCGACATCGCCTTCGCGGAGGAAAAGGATTGGGTCGGCGCGGTCCGTTTCGGCCTGTCCGGCAGCGAGATCAACGATCTGGCCCTGTCGCTCGCGCAGGCTGTCACCGGCCGCTCGGCGATCGCGACCCGCGAGCGCGCCTATCACGGCCTGACGGGGCTCGCGCGCGAGGTGACCGTGCAGCCGCAATGGCATGGCGGGCTGTCGAAGATGTCGGGCGGCGTCAGCCTGCCTGCCCGCTCCGCCGACACGCGCATCATCGCGGCTCCGACCGGCTCGCTGTGGGGCGAACGCGTTCGTGCCCTTGAGCCGGAAGGCCAGGCCGAGGTCGAGGCGAAGCTGGCGGGGACCGCGGCGGTCATCATCGACTACAGCCAGGGCGGCATCTATCACGACGCCGGCTGGCAGGACATGGTCGCCTCCGCCACACGCAACACGCAGACCCTGTGGATCGCCGACGAGGTCATCACCGGCGGCGGCCGCAGCGGCCGCTGGTTCGCGTTCCAGGGCGGCGAGAGCCGCCCTGACATCGTCACGATGGGCAAGTCGCTCGCCGGCGGCATCGCCCCGATCGGCGCCGTGATCCTGTCGAAGGAGATGGTCGAAAAACTCGACGGCGCCGCGTGGCAGGCCTACAGCACCTTCCGCGGCCATCCGATCGCGATGGCCGGCGTGCGCGCCTATCTTCGCGTCATCAAGCACGACGGGCTGATCGAGCGCGCCGCGGAACTCGCGGCGATAATCGCGCCGCGCCTCGTCGCGATCGCCGAGAGGCATCCGAGCGTCGCCAGGGTCGATGGCCGCGGCATGCACTGGACGATCGAGCTGCACGGCCCCCACTGGAAGGACTGGCGCGCCGATACGACGGCCGTTCCGGTCGCCTCGCGCGTCTCCGGCCGGGCCTTCGACAATGGCGTGGTGATTGGCACCAGCGGCGAGGAGACATCGCTGTTCCTGGCGCCGCCGCTGATCGTCTCGGATGCCGAGATGAACCAGATCCTCGACGTGCTCGACGATGCGCTGTCGGTCGCCGACGAAGCGCTCGCCTAA
- a CDS encoding IclR family transcriptional regulator yields the protein MSDQEDSPLGRALRIIELLAGAPEGMTLSEIAAATDLVMTTAHRQLATLTGLGVVRKTRAKTFVVGERMVRVAARLSGGADVATLAEPVLRELADKFGETAFLARLDGTHVQLLATALPDSKGQAYAQPGRDMPLYAAASGKILLALQDEAFISQYLKLKRHAYTPNTKTSEEDIRADIALARARHIAVCDNEFDPGILSYACAVLDPRTNEPYAMAIFGLAERFGTVSSANVETQLINAAERLRRGLQAH from the coding sequence ATGTCGGATCAGGAAGATTCACCGCTCGGCCGCGCCCTGCGGATCATCGAGCTTCTGGCCGGGGCGCCCGAAGGCATGACACTCAGCGAGATCGCCGCCGCGACCGACCTCGTCATGACCACGGCGCATCGCCAGCTCGCCACCCTCACCGGCCTCGGTGTCGTGCGCAAGACCCGCGCCAAGACCTTCGTCGTCGGCGAGAGGATGGTCCGTGTCGCGGCCCGGTTGTCCGGCGGGGCGGATGTCGCCACGCTTGCCGAACCGGTGCTGCGCGAGCTCGCCGACAAGTTTGGCGAGACGGCATTCCTTGCTCGTCTGGACGGGACGCATGTGCAACTGCTCGCCACCGCGCTGCCCGATTCCAAGGGTCAGGCCTATGCCCAGCCCGGCCGCGACATGCCGCTTTACGCAGCTGCGTCCGGCAAGATCCTGCTGGCGCTACAGGACGAGGCGTTCATCAGCCAGTATCTGAAGCTGAAGCGCCACGCCTACACACCGAACACGAAGACGTCGGAGGAAGATATTCGCGCCGACATCGCGTTGGCGCGGGCGCGCCATATCGCCGTCTGCGACAACGAATTCGATCCCGGCATCCTCTCCTACGCCTGCGCCGTTCTCGATCCGCGCACCAACGAGCCCTATGCGATGGCCATCTTCGGCCTGGCCGAGCGCTTTGGAACCGTCAGTTCCGCCAATGTCGAGACGCAGCTCATCAATGCAGCGGAACGGTTGCGCCGCGGTTTGCAGGCGCATTGA
- a CDS encoding nuclear transport factor 2 family protein yields MSEEDQIRTVLKDYFDGLYFGDMTRFSSAFHPACRLFTVADGTVQTIDYAPYMERCAGRKPPVESGEPQVAEIIELTVSTSDTAHARVRDAFPPRTFVNELSLAKSEGSWKIVSKLYHAFG; encoded by the coding sequence ATGAGCGAAGAAGACCAGATCCGCACCGTCCTCAAGGACTATTTCGACGGCCTCTATTTCGGCGACATGACGCGCTTCTCAAGCGCCTTCCATCCCGCCTGCCGCCTGTTCACCGTGGCTGACGGCACGGTGCAGACCATCGACTACGCGCCCTATATGGAGCGCTGCGCCGGACGCAAGCCGCCGGTCGAAAGCGGCGAACCGCAAGTGGCCGAGATCATCGAACTGACCGTCTCGACCTCCGACACCGCCCACGCACGCGTCCGCGACGCCTTTCCGCCGCGCACCTTCGTCAACGAACTCAGCCTGGCAAAATCCGAAGGCTCCTGGAAAATCGTCTCCAAGCTCTACCACGCCTTCGGTTGA